In Candidatus Zixiibacteriota bacterium, the genomic stretch ATGTCAAAGCTGGCGCCACACGGACCAAGTCTGATTGATGTAGCCGCCAAAGTCAAGGAGGGCGCGAGCACGGGTCGACAATGGGTTGAACGGGTCACTCAGACTTGCCCGGAAGTGAAGTTTCTGGCCCACTATGCGCTGCTGGGTTCTTATGACTTCATGGACATTTATGAAGCACCCGACGAAGAATCAGCCGCCAAAGTGTCTATGATTTGCGCTGCCGACGGAACCTTCAATGCCGAAAGCTGGACCGCCATTCCCGACAAGCGGATTGCTCAGATTGCCAAAGAAATCGATAAGCCGGAGTTCTCTCCCGACTATCACTCAGGCGCGTGACGACACGATAGCTGATGACGAGCAACGACCGATGCTGAGTTCTTGCTTGGCATCGACGAAAAACATCGCCATCATTGATGGATGATGAGACCCGATACTATCTACTCGGCTGCTGTGCGGCTGAGTCATTTCGCCGCTATCATACTGGTACTTGCTACCGGCTTGACCGGCTTGCGTCTGGCATGGCTAAGTGAGGGGCGACTTTCGTCGACTATGGCAGGTGTTGTTGATCTACTGGTTCCGTCGGGTACGATTCATCAATGGCACTTGTACTTCGGGCTGACTCTGGCGGCTGTCGGTTTGTTCCATCTTCTGTATTCAGCACTGTCGGGCGAAAGAAGACGTCTGGTTGGTCTATTCTATGTTGGTCCCTATTCGCTTCTGAAAAAAATCACTTACCTGGGCGGCTTTGGTGTGGGGTTGGTCGCTATTCTCACCGGTATCTCAATTCATGCCGGTCTTTATGCTGGACCGGACGGCTATCTGTTCAACTCAGTCATTCATAGCTGGTGCGCTCGACTGTTGCTCTTGTTTGCGGCAGGGCATCTAATAGAAGTAGTGATCAATAAGGATACGAGAATCAATGCCATCTTTTTGGCCCGGCCATTCGCCGGGAGTTGGTCACCAAGAGTCGCACTAATAACCACGATAATCTGCCTTGTAGTGACAGGGACGATTTCTGTCGCTCTGGATAGCCCAACCACTCTTCGGTGCCACTCTCGCAATCGGGGCATTGTCATTGACGGACGCGTATCTGATATCGAATGGTATGGCGTCGATTCAATTGTCGTGCAAACCAGCGGAGGAGCCAACTTTCAAGTAGGGACAGCCGCGGTCACAATCAAAGCTTTTCATAATCTCCAGAGAGTCTACTTCCTCGTCCGTTGGAATGATGCTACCCCATCATTCAATCGCCACCTCATCAAGGATGGTGACCAGTGGTGCGAGGAAGTTTCGGAGTACGCTGATCGTTTTGGAGAGGCGATCTATTCGGAAGATCAACTCGGGCTGTTTTGGTTTCGCGATCCGGGCGGCTGTGCGGCTACATGCCATGTCGGCGAGGGCGACCGGATGGGATTGCACTACACTGATAACGACACCATTGACGGGTGGCAGTGGATGGCGGTCAGTACCAACCCGGCGCTGGAAGCTGATGATCGCT encodes the following:
- a CDS encoding GYD domain-containing protein; this encodes MRTFVLMSKLAPHGPSLIDVAAKVKEGASTGRQWVERVTQTCPEVKFLAHYALLGSYDFMDIYEAPDEESAAKVSMICAADGTFNAESWTAIPDKRIAQIAKEIDKPEFSPDYHSGA